One region of Solanum pennellii chromosome 6, SPENNV200 genomic DNA includes:
- the LOC107023370 gene encoding cytochrome P450 72A15-like: MEIGTVIAATIGILIALFCVKSFYTLWWWPKMVEKKLKKEGIHGQPYQFLFGNLKEMTRMSREAKKKPLVNHDIVPWVNPFILHLSKTYERLFVMWAGPTPRITVTDPKLIKEVVNRHNEFQKPQANAFIDMFVTGLASYNGQRWDHHRKILNPAFHIEKIKRLYPAFCECCDEMINRWEELVSKTGSCELDVADEFLNVGGDVISRAAFGSNIEEGRTIFILQKEQCDLILASPFTLFFPLLRFFPTESNRRARYIYKKVLSLIKGIIEKKEDAMRRGVSESDDILGLLLKGGLSTTEIIEECKEFYLAGQDTTTALLSWTLVALSMHPEWQDKARNEVFQVLGKNKPKFEDLNQLKIINMIFQEVLRLYPAITLMRSTSKDTKLGEMTIPAGVQISVPTYIAHRDPQVWGDDALIFNPNRFSEGVSKAAKEPLYFPFGWGPRMCIGNNFGMAEAKLVLSQILQRFWFKLSPSYVHAPQAILVMKPQYGAQIILNKL; this comes from the exons ATGGAAATTGGAACAGTAATTGCTGCAACTATTGGCATTTTGATAGCCCTATTTTGTGTAAAATCGTTTTATACATTATGGTGGTGGCCAAAGATGGTCGAAAAGAAGCTGAAGAAGGAAGGTATTCATGGTCAGCCCTACCAATTTCTGTTTGGAAATCTGAAAGAGATGACGAGAATGTCTAGAGAAGCAAAGAAAAAACCATTAGTAAATCATGATATCGTTCCTTGGGTTAATCCTTTTATTCTTCATCTTTCTAAAACTTACG AGAGATTATTTGTGATGTGGGCTGGACCAACACCTCGGATTACAGTAACAGATCCAAAGCTAATAAAAGAAGTGGTGAACAGAcataatgaatttcaaaagcCTCAAGCCAATGCCTTCATTGATATGTTTGTTACTGGACTTGCTAGTTACAATGGTCAAAGATGGGATCACCATAGAAAGATACTAAACCCTGCTTTTCATATAGAGAAGATTAAG AGGTTGTACCCAGCATTTTGTGAgtgttgtgatgaaatgataAATAGATGGGAGGAATTGGTTAGCAAAACTGGAAGCTGTGAATTGGATGTAGCAGATGAATTTCTAAATGTAGGTGGAGATGTTATATCAAGAGCTGCTTTTGGTAGCAATATTGAAGAAGGAAGGACTATTTTCATACTTCAGAAAGAGCAGTGCGATCTTATTTTGGCTTCTCCATTTACTCTCTTCTTTCCCTTACTAAG ATTCTTTCCAACAGAATCAAACAGAAGAGCAAGATACATCTACAAAAAAGTGTTATCATTGATCAAAGGAATAATAGAGAAGAAAGAAGACGCTATGCGAAGAGGAGTCTCAGAAAGTGATGATATATTAGGGTTACTCTTAAAAGGAGGACTATCAACCACTGAAATAATTGAAGAATGTAAGGAATTCTATCTTGCAGGACAAGATACAACCACAGCTTTGCTCTCCTGGACATTGGTAGCCTTGAGTATGCACCCTGAGTGGCAAGACAAAGCTAGAAATGAAGTATTTCAAGTACTTGGAAAAAACAAACCAAAGTTTGAGGACttgaatcaattaaaaata ATAAACATGATCTTCCAAGAGGTGTTGAGATTATATCCAGCAATCACCCTTATGCGAAGCACCTCAAAGGACACTAAATTGGGAGAAATGACAATTCCTGCAGGAGTACAAATATCTGTGCCTACATATATAGCACATCGCGATCCCCAAGTATGGGGAGACGATGCATTGATTTTCAATCCAAATAGGTTCTCAGAAGGGGTATCCAAAGCTGCAAAAGAGCCATTGTATTTCCCCTTCGGTTGGGGTCCTCGAATGTGCATTGGTAATAACTTTGGCATGGCAGAAGCAAAGCTCGTTTTATCTCAAATTCTGCAGAGGTTTTGGTTTAAGCTCTCTCCTTCCTATGTTCATGCTCCTCAGGCAATACTCGTTATGAAGCCTCAGTATGGTGCTCAGATAATCCTCAACAAGCTTTGA